A single genomic interval of Nonomuraea rubra harbors:
- a CDS encoding class I SAM-dependent methyltransferase gives MPSYLHPLAFLLGLEGAALLRTQAGDLGDAAYVEQRIAEIRSLVTDPDLTRRAGTTAGHTTTEEGYARWAEHYDSDDNPLIAVEEPLVRRILSALPPGGRALDAACGTGRHAAFLAGLGHEVVGVDTSPEMLARARAKLPDAGFHQADLHDLPAGPESFDVVICALALTHQPALGPALAEFARVVRPGGHVVLSDIHPLLLYLGGVPTVSGRDGVRAMPAGRFLASDYITAIHEAGLEILSCHEPRCGKVPGGHGGPLAQERCPEAAAAAYEDTPALIIWHLRRPPAPRAAAAQEPPT, from the coding sequence ATGCCCTCCTACCTTCACCCCCTGGCGTTCCTCCTGGGCCTGGAAGGAGCCGCGCTGCTGCGTACGCAGGCGGGCGACCTGGGCGACGCGGCGTACGTCGAGCAGCGCATCGCGGAGATCCGCAGCCTGGTCACCGACCCGGACCTGACGCGGCGCGCGGGCACCACGGCCGGCCACACCACCACCGAGGAGGGGTACGCGCGGTGGGCCGAGCACTACGACTCCGACGACAACCCGCTGATCGCGGTGGAGGAGCCCCTGGTGCGCCGCATCCTGTCCGCGCTCCCGCCGGGCGGGCGAGCCCTGGACGCCGCCTGCGGCACGGGCCGCCACGCCGCGTTCCTGGCGGGGCTCGGGCACGAGGTCGTCGGCGTGGACACGTCCCCGGAGATGCTCGCCCGCGCCAGGGCCAAGCTTCCGGACGCCGGCTTCCACCAGGCCGACCTGCACGACCTGCCGGCCGGGCCCGAGAGTTTCGACGTGGTGATCTGCGCGCTGGCCCTCACCCACCAGCCCGCTCTCGGCCCGGCGCTGGCGGAGTTCGCCCGCGTCGTACGGCCCGGCGGCCACGTGGTGCTGTCGGACATCCACCCGCTGCTGCTCTACCTGGGCGGGGTGCCGACGGTGTCCGGCCGGGACGGCGTACGAGCCATGCCGGCCGGACGCTTCCTGGCCAGTGACTACATCACCGCCATCCACGAGGCGGGCCTGGAGATCCTGAGCTGCCACGAGCCGCGCTGCGGCAAGGTGCCCGGCGGTCACGGCGGCCCGCTCGCCCAGGAACGATGCCCGGAGGCGGCGGCCGCCGCCTACGAGGACACCCCGGCCCTGATCATCTGGCATCTCCGGCGGCCACCGGCCCCCCGAGCCGCCGCAGCTCAGGAACCGCCCACGTGA
- a CDS encoding polyprenol monophosphomannose synthase: MNEGAWSLPSPWREARVAVVVPTYNEAGNLGELTERIFALGLPNLRLVIADDDSPDGTGALADDLAKQANEERPDRMVVLHRKVKEGIGRAHLAGMQEALGRGDEYVVQMDGDLSHRPEYIPHLLGTILATQAGVVIGSRYVVGGSLSTQWGWHRRLLSRFAGLYVNTILHLSVRDPTGGFKIWHRDVLEGIDLNAIRSDGYSFQVEMNYRCKRLGWAIVEMPIHFEERNAGASKISFAVQVESMLTPFALRFGRQRR; encoded by the coding sequence GTGAACGAAGGAGCCTGGTCGCTGCCGTCGCCCTGGCGGGAGGCGCGCGTCGCGGTCGTGGTGCCGACGTACAACGAGGCAGGCAACCTCGGCGAGCTGACGGAGCGGATCTTCGCGCTCGGCCTGCCCAACCTCCGGCTGGTCATCGCCGACGACGACTCGCCCGACGGCACCGGCGCGCTCGCCGACGACCTCGCCAAGCAGGCGAACGAGGAGCGCCCCGACCGCATGGTGGTGCTGCACCGCAAGGTGAAGGAGGGCATCGGGCGCGCCCACCTCGCCGGCATGCAGGAGGCCCTCGGACGCGGCGACGAGTACGTGGTGCAGATGGACGGCGACCTCAGCCACCGCCCCGAGTACATCCCGCACCTGCTCGGCACGATCCTCGCCACGCAGGCGGGAGTGGTGATCGGCAGCCGGTACGTCGTGGGCGGCTCCCTGTCCACACAGTGGGGATGGCACCGGCGGCTGCTGAGCAGGTTCGCCGGCCTGTACGTCAACACGATCCTCCACCTGTCCGTACGCGATCCCACGGGCGGCTTCAAGATCTGGCACCGCGACGTCCTCGAAGGCATCGACCTGAACGCGATCCGCAGCGACGGCTACAGCTTCCAGGTCGAGATGAACTACCGGTGCAAGCGGCTGGGATGGGCGATCGTCGAGATGCCGATCCACTTCGAGGAGCGCAACGCCGGCGCCAGCAAGATCAGCTTCGCGGTGCAGGTGGAGTCGATGCTCACGCCGTTCGCCCTGCGGTTCGGCAGGCAGCGGCGGTGA
- a CDS encoding AraC family transcriptional regulator translates to MRTVLARGRQAPWGQLAATAGYYDRSHMTSEFRTLMGVTPAAYFAGRLPALQPC, encoded by the coding sequence GTGCGCACGGTGCTCGCCCGGGGACGTCAGGCCCCCTGGGGGCAGCTCGCGGCTACGGCCGGCTACTACGACCGGTCGCACATGACGTCCGAGTTCCGCACCCTCATGGGCGTCACCCCCGCGGCCTACTTCGCCGGCCGCCTGCCCGCGCTCCAACCCTGCTGA
- a CDS encoding RNA polymerase sigma factor, with the protein MRHESRADVSPRPGVGTTEDPPPRSDPERFARLFIDHAPELKRYVVRRLGLEPADDIVAETFAVALQRLESYDGRRGDERAWLYGIATNLIGRHRRREIGLYKALSRTGADAVIEPFTDEVEQRVVADGARRRLAKALAGLSRKHRDTLLLVTWAELTYEEAAVALGVPVGTVRSRVNRARSSLRRVLAGIDPTVADEG; encoded by the coding sequence ATGCGACACGAGAGCCGGGCGGACGTCTCGCCCCGGCCCGGCGTGGGCACCACCGAGGATCCGCCACCGCGATCGGATCCCGAGCGGTTCGCCAGGCTGTTCATCGATCACGCCCCCGAGCTCAAGCGGTACGTGGTGCGCCGCCTGGGCCTGGAGCCGGCCGACGACATCGTGGCGGAGACGTTCGCCGTGGCTCTGCAGCGGCTGGAGTCGTACGACGGGCGGCGTGGTGACGAGCGCGCCTGGCTCTACGGCATCGCCACGAACCTCATCGGCCGGCACCGCCGCCGCGAGATCGGCCTGTACAAGGCGCTGAGCCGTACGGGGGCCGACGCGGTGATCGAGCCGTTCACGGACGAGGTGGAGCAGCGGGTGGTGGCGGACGGGGCGCGCAGGCGGCTGGCGAAGGCGCTGGCCGGGCTGTCGCGGAAGCATCGCGACACGTTGCTGCTGGTGACGTGGGCGGAGCTGACGTACGAGGAGGCCGCGGTGGCGCTGGGCGTGCCCGTGGGCACCGTGCGGTCGCGCGTTAACCGGGCGCGGAGCAGCTTGCGCCGGGTGCTGGCCGGAATCGATCCAACCGTCGCGGACGAGGGATGA
- a CDS encoding CU044_5270 family protein, with translation MVNEIELLREMRSEVPEGLSVAEVERRLAERTAGGGAPVRPLRLGLGLSAAGACLLAVAAVAVLRPQPEAAVRPQPAVVAQPSGATQTGGATQTGDGARTGDGARPSGAVTVLEQAALVADRSPARKIRPDQWFYLKESQHMGGNLPTFESWDRMDGKMSAVKEEGSELKLGREKGPTHVGRTQREVEALPSDPDTLLAHFRGLDRELYPLSICRPACRPEIADDVKVFGAIGWYMKYGPMIPPDTVAGMYRALAKLPQVSIEEGATAADGRTGIGVVFDAGDGIKAYYILDPDDYHYMGVKVVNADGGTMGLSVLGSGIVDKAGDVP, from the coding sequence ATGGTGAACGAGATCGAACTCCTCAGGGAGATGCGCAGCGAGGTTCCGGAGGGGCTGAGCGTGGCGGAGGTGGAGCGCCGGCTGGCCGAGCGGACGGCCGGGGGCGGCGCTCCCGTACGACCGCTGCGGCTGGGGTTGGGGCTGAGCGCGGCGGGGGCGTGCCTGCTGGCCGTCGCGGCCGTGGCCGTCCTGCGTCCCCAGCCTGAGGCAGCGGTACGGCCGCAACCGGCCGTGGTGGCCCAGCCCAGCGGCGCGACACAGACCGGTGGCGCGACACAGACCGGCGATGGGGCTCGGACCGGAGATGGGGCTCGGCCGAGCGGCGCGGTGACGGTGCTGGAGCAGGCGGCCCTGGTCGCCGATCGCAGCCCCGCCCGGAAGATCCGCCCGGACCAGTGGTTCTACCTCAAGGAATCGCAGCACATGGGCGGCAACCTGCCGACGTTCGAGTCCTGGGACCGGATGGACGGGAAGATGTCGGCGGTCAAGGAGGAGGGCAGCGAGCTCAAGCTGGGCAGGGAGAAGGGGCCGACGCACGTCGGCCGTACGCAGCGGGAGGTGGAGGCACTGCCGTCGGACCCGGACACGCTGCTCGCGCACTTCCGCGGGCTCGATCGGGAGCTGTACCCGCTGTCGATCTGCCGGCCCGCCTGCCGGCCGGAGATCGCGGACGACGTCAAGGTGTTCGGGGCGATCGGGTGGTACATGAAGTACGGGCCCATGATCCCGCCGGACACGGTGGCGGGGATGTACCGGGCGCTGGCCAAGCTCCCGCAGGTGTCGATCGAGGAGGGCGCCACCGCCGCGGACGGCCGGACGGGGATCGGCGTGGTGTTCGACGCCGGTGACGGCATCAAGGCGTACTACATCCTCGATCCGGACGACTACCACTACATGGGGGTGAAGGTGGTGAACGCCGACGGCGGGACCATGGGCTTGTCGGTGCTCGGGTCGGGAATCGTGGACAAGGCGGGCGACGTGCCCTGA
- a CDS encoding winged helix-turn-helix domain-containing protein: MSSTEQTRRVKDLDTLKALGHPLRIKLYRALYVAGTATASQLADQVDEAVSLVSYHLRKLAKHGIIEEAEGGSGDARERWWRPVTTSISTADEDFRDAPERDAVHTAVSRVYARQRGELYEGYLDMKATWSDDWRSSAFSSESLMPLTAEELRSLREEIIELVLGYRLRAEAARDAGDVEGRENVAVQTYGFPFRT; encoded by the coding sequence ATGTCCTCCACGGAGCAGACCCGCCGCGTCAAGGATCTCGACACGCTGAAGGCCCTGGGGCATCCGCTGCGCATCAAGCTCTACCGCGCGCTCTACGTCGCCGGCACGGCGACGGCCTCGCAGCTGGCCGACCAGGTGGACGAGGCCGTGTCGCTGGTCAGCTACCACCTGCGCAAGCTGGCCAAGCACGGCATCATCGAGGAGGCCGAGGGAGGCAGCGGTGATGCCAGGGAGCGGTGGTGGCGGCCGGTGACGACCAGCATCTCCACCGCCGATGAGGACTTCCGCGACGCTCCCGAGCGCGACGCCGTCCATACCGCCGTCTCGCGCGTGTACGCCCGGCAGCGCGGCGAGCTGTACGAGGGTTACCTCGACATGAAGGCCACGTGGAGCGACGACTGGCGCAGCTCGGCCTTCTCCTCCGAGTCCCTGATGCCGCTCACGGCGGAGGAGCTGCGCTCCCTGCGCGAGGAGATCATCGAGCTGGTGCTCGGCTACCGGCTGCGCGCGGAGGCGGCGCGGGACGCGGGTGACGTGGAAGGCCGCGAGAACGTCGCCGTGCAGACCTACGGCTTCCCGTTCCGTACGTAG
- a CDS encoding ferredoxin reductase family protein: protein MRATAQGIVWVGVFLGICVAPLAFALMGVSRPGQGFWTDFSVALGFVGLALMGIEFALVARVRAVAEPFGTDAVIQFHREIGYVGLVFVLTHTALSGPGVFAAFAVTELPWRARFAVLAVLALLVLMVTSVWRRRLRLSYEVWQVLHTVMATLAVTAALVHVLLVNHYVDSLWKQVLWAIMSAAFVGLLLWIRIVRPLRLWRRPWVVEQVIPERGEITVLVLRPRGHGGLCFQPGQFAWITVGRSPFSVTAHPFSFSSSAETDGTVAVAIKALGDFTSGVSAVPPGTTVYVDGPHGVFSIDQYEGAGFCLIAGGVGLVPALSMLRTLADRGDVRPVVLFSAHRDQDSIPFREELAELTGRLNLQVVHVLEQPPPGWTGERGYLDAGTLRRHLPSAGPRFQFFICGPNPMLDAMEAAIPEIGIPADRIHTERFAWV from the coding sequence ATGAGGGCGACGGCGCAGGGGATCGTCTGGGTCGGCGTGTTCCTGGGGATCTGCGTGGCGCCGCTGGCGTTCGCGCTGATGGGCGTGAGCCGCCCGGGGCAGGGCTTCTGGACCGACTTCTCGGTGGCACTCGGGTTCGTCGGGCTGGCGTTGATGGGCATCGAGTTCGCCCTCGTGGCGCGGGTCCGTGCCGTGGCGGAGCCGTTCGGCACGGATGCGGTGATCCAGTTCCACCGGGAGATCGGTTACGTCGGGCTGGTGTTCGTCCTGACGCACACGGCGCTGTCGGGCCCGGGCGTGTTCGCCGCCTTCGCCGTGACCGAGCTGCCGTGGAGAGCGCGGTTCGCGGTGCTCGCCGTACTGGCACTGCTGGTGCTGATGGTGACCTCCGTGTGGCGGCGACGCCTGAGGTTGTCCTACGAGGTGTGGCAGGTCCTGCACACGGTGATGGCGACGCTCGCGGTCACGGCGGCGTTGGTCCACGTGCTGCTGGTCAACCACTACGTCGACAGCCTGTGGAAACAGGTGCTGTGGGCGATCATGTCGGCGGCGTTCGTCGGGCTGCTCCTCTGGATCCGGATCGTGCGGCCACTGCGGCTGTGGCGACGTCCGTGGGTGGTCGAACAGGTGATCCCCGAGCGTGGTGAGATCACCGTGCTCGTGCTGCGCCCGCGCGGGCACGGGGGCCTGTGCTTCCAGCCGGGACAGTTCGCCTGGATCACCGTCGGCCGGTCGCCCTTCTCGGTGACCGCGCACCCGTTCTCGTTCTCCTCCAGTGCCGAGACGGACGGCACGGTCGCCGTCGCCATCAAGGCGCTCGGTGACTTCACCTCCGGCGTCAGCGCCGTACCACCGGGCACCACCGTCTACGTCGACGGCCCGCACGGGGTGTTCTCCATCGACCAGTACGAGGGCGCCGGGTTCTGCCTGATCGCGGGGGGAGTCGGCCTCGTCCCCGCGCTGAGCATGCTCCGGACCCTCGCCGATCGCGGCGACGTGCGGCCGGTCGTCCTGTTCTCCGCCCACCGCGACCAGGACAGCATCCCGTTCCGGGAGGAGCTCGCCGAACTCACCGGCCGGCTGAACCTCCAGGTCGTGCACGTACTCGAACAACCGCCGCCCGGCTGGACGGGAGAGCGCGGCTACCTCGACGCCGGCACGCTACGCCGGCATCTGCCGTCCGCCGGCCCGCGTTTCCAGTTCTTCATCTGCGGGCCGAACCCGATGCTCGACGCCATGGAGGCCGCCATCCCGGAGATCGGCATACCCGCCGACCGCATCCACACCGAGCGCTTCGCCTGGGTCTGA
- a CDS encoding pyridoxamine 5'-phosphate oxidase family protein, translated as MEPTTELDGRFSAENAAATPWAEARAQLENAETYWLSTVRADGRPHVTTLLAVWQDDALHFCTGAEEQKARNLETNPNCVLTTGASALHEGLDLMVEGVAERVTDQGTLKRLADAWEAKYTSEWHFDVGDGVFVNVAGGEALVFAVAPAKVLGFRKGDYAQTRWRFR; from the coding sequence ATGGAACCCACAACGGAGCTGGACGGCCGCTTCAGCGCCGAGAACGCCGCCGCCACCCCCTGGGCCGAGGCCCGCGCGCAACTGGAGAACGCTGAGACGTACTGGCTGAGCACCGTACGCGCCGACGGCCGCCCGCACGTCACCACGCTGCTGGCCGTCTGGCAGGACGACGCGCTGCACTTCTGTACGGGGGCCGAGGAGCAGAAGGCCAGGAACCTGGAGACCAACCCCAACTGCGTGCTCACCACGGGTGCCAGTGCCCTGCATGAGGGCCTGGACCTGATGGTGGAGGGCGTGGCCGAACGCGTCACGGACCAGGGCACTCTCAAGCGGCTGGCCGACGCGTGGGAGGCCAAGTACACCAGCGAGTGGCACTTCGACGTGGGCGACGGGGTGTTCGTCAACGTCGCGGGGGGAGAGGCGCTGGTGTTCGCGGTGGCTCCGGCCAAGGTGCTGGGCTTCCGCAAGGGCGACTACGCCCAGACCCGGTGGCGGTTCCGCTGA
- a CDS encoding cysteine dioxygenase family protein: protein MSATTVTRPGLEPIVSGVSRIVDRGLDGHRTALAVAALLRERLPGLDILTPQERAGSPERYVSHILHAEERFSVVGVVWRPGQDTVIHDHVSWCTFGIISGIEDETLYRDMGDHLVRIGRAENRPGEVSGFAPPGDIHKVRNTSAETGVSLHVYGADVSRLGSSVRRTYDLPVR from the coding sequence ATGTCCGCCACCACAGTCACCCGGCCGGGCCTCGAGCCGATCGTCTCGGGGGTGTCGCGGATCGTCGACCGCGGGCTCGACGGCCACCGGACCGCGCTGGCCGTCGCCGCCCTGCTCCGCGAGCGCCTTCCGGGGCTCGACATCCTCACGCCGCAGGAGCGCGCTGGCTCACCCGAGCGGTACGTCTCCCACATCCTCCACGCCGAGGAACGCTTCTCGGTCGTCGGCGTCGTCTGGCGGCCGGGCCAGGACACGGTGATCCACGACCACGTGTCGTGGTGCACGTTCGGCATCATCAGCGGCATCGAGGACGAGACGCTCTACCGCGACATGGGCGACCACCTGGTGCGGATCGGGCGCGCCGAGAACCGGCCGGGCGAGGTCAGCGGGTTCGCGCCGCCCGGCGACATCCACAAGGTGCGCAACACCAGCGCCGAGACGGGGGTGTCGCTGCACGTGTACGGCGCCGACGTGAGCAGGCTGGGCAGCAGCGTGCGCCGCACGTACGACCTGCCGGTCCGATGA
- a CDS encoding LysR family transcriptional regulator: MLDVARLRVLVAVARRGSLTAAAKELHYSQPSVSHHLARLEAETGAKLIQRAGRGIRLTEAGRLLAERAADIIGRLDATAEELAAHVGLRSGRVRLAAFPSALGTFIPKAAGLLAGAHPGLRLQLTETEPPEALRLLRAGRVDVAVMFRYDDTAPEDSGIHMVHLLDDPSYLVSGTAPGEVTDHAGSAWIAGCDRCRSHLLDVCDKAGFEPRIAFTSDDIVAVQALVAAGLGLTMLPGLALAAHRHPDVEVAVVPGSTRHVYAAVYGEPPYPPATEALLTALRDSASPGL; the protein is encoded by the coding sequence ATGCTGGATGTCGCACGCCTGAGGGTGCTCGTGGCCGTGGCCCGCAGGGGCTCGCTGACCGCGGCGGCCAAGGAGCTGCACTACTCGCAGCCCTCCGTCAGCCACCACCTGGCCCGGCTGGAGGCCGAGACCGGGGCCAAGCTCATCCAGCGCGCCGGGCGCGGCATCAGGCTCACCGAGGCGGGCCGGCTGCTGGCCGAGCGCGCCGCCGACATCATCGGCCGGCTCGACGCCACCGCCGAGGAGCTGGCCGCGCACGTGGGGCTGCGTTCCGGGCGGGTGCGGCTGGCCGCCTTCCCGTCCGCGCTGGGGACGTTCATCCCGAAGGCGGCCGGCCTGCTGGCCGGCGCGCATCCCGGGCTGCGCCTGCAGCTCACCGAGACCGAGCCGCCGGAGGCGCTGCGGCTGCTGCGGGCCGGGCGGGTGGACGTGGCGGTCATGTTCCGGTACGACGACACCGCGCCCGAGGACAGCGGCATCCACATGGTCCACCTCCTCGACGACCCCAGCTACCTCGTGTCGGGCACGGCGCCCGGCGAGGTGACCGACCACGCCGGCTCCGCCTGGATCGCCGGGTGCGACCGGTGCCGCAGCCACCTGCTGGACGTGTGCGACAAGGCGGGGTTCGAGCCGCGGATCGCGTTCACCAGCGACGACATCGTGGCCGTGCAGGCGCTGGTCGCGGCCGGGCTGGGGCTGACCATGCTGCCCGGGCTGGCGCTGGCGGCGCACCGGCATCCGGACGTGGAGGTGGCGGTGGTGCCGGGCTCGACGAGGCACGTGTACGCGGCCGTCTACGGCGAGCCGCCCTACCCGCCGGCCACCGAAGCCCTGCTCACAGCCCTCCGGGACAGCGCTTCCCCTGGCCTGTAA
- a CDS encoding LysE family translocator, which yields MPDISTLAVFCAATLGLLLVPGPAVLYIVTRSVSQGRAAGLISVLGIHTGSIVHIAAAALGISALLSASATAFTIVKYVGVAYLVWLGIRKLMQKDGGEEVVELKVQSKRRLFWEGFVVNVLNPKTAIFFLTFLPVFTQPSAGPVGPQILVFGLIWLLLGMASDGTYAMIASALAGRVRRSAAVRRRLDVGSGVVYLGLAAWLTTEKA from the coding sequence ATGCCGGATATCTCGACACTCGCTGTCTTCTGTGCGGCCACCCTCGGGCTGCTGCTCGTGCCCGGTCCCGCCGTGCTCTACATCGTCACCAGAAGCGTCTCCCAGGGCCGCGCCGCCGGGCTGATCTCCGTACTCGGCATCCACACCGGCTCCATCGTGCACATCGCCGCCGCGGCGCTGGGCATCAGCGCGCTGCTGTCGGCCTCGGCCACGGCGTTCACGATCGTCAAGTACGTGGGTGTGGCCTATCTCGTCTGGCTCGGCATCCGCAAGCTGATGCAGAAGGACGGCGGCGAGGAGGTCGTCGAGCTGAAGGTGCAGTCGAAGCGGCGGCTGTTCTGGGAGGGGTTCGTGGTGAACGTGCTCAACCCCAAGACCGCGATCTTCTTCCTGACGTTCCTGCCCGTGTTCACCCAGCCTTCGGCGGGGCCGGTCGGGCCGCAGATCCTCGTGTTCGGCCTCATCTGGCTGCTGCTCGGGATGGCGTCGGACGGCACGTACGCGATGATCGCCTCCGCCCTGGCCGGCCGCGTACGGCGCTCGGCTGCCGTGCGGCGGCGGCTGGACGTCGGGAGCGGGGTCGTGTACCTCGGGCTGGCGGCCTGGCTCACGACCGAGAAGGCCTGA